The genomic segment GCCTTACAAATGGGAACATCAACATTAAAAGGGACCAAATGTGGTAAAAGACATGGTTTAATTACTCCAAAGGcagcacatacacgcacacaccctGTACAACATGAAGATCAAAACGTCCACCAAAGCGACATAGACGTTGCCACTCTTCACCCCACTGCTAAATGTTCAAATCGGGAGGGATTAGCTATAGAGGTGGCCCAGGGGAAGGGTGCTTGCCTACCATGTCTGAGAGCCTGGGATACCTCTCCCTGCGCAGCACAAATGAAAGCCAATGAGGCCAAATGAAAACAGAGAACATGAAGCATGGGCCCATTCATTGCCACTCACCTACTTCTTTGCAAGATGGAATAACTTGTCCACTGTGCACCAGGAACTTAAAACTCAAGGTTTCCACCCCCACATTCCCTTAACACTGAATGAAATAGCACACACTACATCTAAACAGTTTTGCTAAATACTGTGGAGGCGTTATAAAACTTTGCAGGACCTCTTCTATAGTGACCACAGAAACTGGAACAACACAGAGATCTTAACACTAAAATGGGCAAGTAAGTTTCTGGGTCACTGAGTAGTTAAAGAATGATGTATCAGCAGGTACAGacactggtctctctctctctctctctctctctctctctctctctctctctctctctctctctctctgcttctgtatgtatgtgtgtatgtgtgttgaggatAGGTATTTGTTATAGGactctatgtatgtgagtatgtgtgttgaGGATAGGGATTTGTTGTAggactctgtatgtgtgtgtgtgtgtgtgtgttgggggtgaaGGTTTGTTataggactctgtgtgtgtgtgtgtatgttgggggccgGGGTTTGTTataggcctctctctctctgtatgagtgtatgtatgtatgtatgtatgtatgtgtgtgtgtgtatgtgtactgggGGTCAGGGTTTGTTGTAGGCTTtactctctgtgtatgtgtgtgtgtgtgtgtgtatgtatgtatgtatgtgtgtgtgtatgtgtgtggcgtAGGGGTTTGTTATACGACtctatgtgtaagtgtgtgtgtgtgtgtgtgtgtgtgtgtgtgtgtgtgtgtgtgtatgtgtgtgttgggagtcgTCGATTGTTGTAggcctctctgtgtgtttttgtgtgtgtgtgtgtgtatgtgtgtgtgtgtgtgcgtgtgtgttgggTAGGGGTTTGTTGTaggactctgtgtgtgtttgtgtgtgtgtgtgtgtgtgtatctatgtgtatgttgGGGTGGGGTTTGCTGTAGGAGACTGCCATTAAGAAAGCAAGGATAAATTCTGTCAACTTGGTTGTTTTGGGTCATCTGAATTACTCTGGATGAACAAAATTTTAACTGCAACTTGGACAAACCAATTCACATTGAGTCTGAAGCAAAAGTAGAACGTCCAGTATTTAATTGTTTTGTAGAGAGATACAAACCTGAAGACAACATAGGTCAATCAATGTGTCTAGCAACAACTTACAAAGACTATCATGGAGGCTAACTCTCAATTCACAATCTCTCTGTCTTCCACTTACTTTCTTACTGAGTGCTACACCTAGGAGCTGTCTTATGGTTCTAATTGGCcatgtgtggggcagtgtggggcagtggtctgctcaggtaacttaggctcagtggAGTATCTGGCCTTGAGCCCCCGAGCCTCCATGGACAGTTTTTggcttgcagggggcagaaggagatCGGTGATAACTCCTGAGactttggctcctgcttcagtcacaaccaACCCCTCATGGTTGCCCCtgtaggagatgtgtgctctatcaggcagacaatgccccaagctcccagcattctagctggaccctatctatccccagtcatctgaccacagccagacaagccacgcctcacacaataaaaggggcggtttgccccctccttgctctcttgctctttgttgcctcccttgttctttcttctcttctctcttgctcttcctctctctcttgctctttgttctcttctctatgttttcttctctctcttgctttcttgctctcttgctttcttcctctcctttctccctctcctgcccccccacctctctctccttttcttctcctctccttcttctcctttccttctttctacttgactagcctattttctctttcctataataaaatatctcatttatacattgtctcCTCTTTAACTAATGTGTGCCCCGCCTACAGGCCCCTGcaccagggagagggagagagagagagagagagagagagagagagagagagagagagagagagagagagagagagagagaacgagccccataggcctcagcagcaggccccgcTTTGGTACAACAATATGAAGCCATGTTTCAGTCTTACAATGATAGGATATGTTAATGGACTGAGCAAGTAAAGTATATGTACAAGTATTCTTGTCACTAGTCTGCTTGTAAACAGATCGAGAGGGTGTCTCTGGGAAAGACAGCTCCAGTGTGCAAAAGTATTTCTTGGGGAGCAAGAATGCAGCAGTAGTCAAGGAGCTTGCTCCATAAGCATAAAAAACCAACCTCAGCTCTTCAGCACAAATActaaaagtcaggcatggtgacctGGGGCAGCAAAGGACCTGCTAAACAGCCAGCCTAGCCATAGTAGAGAGTTCCAGGTCCAGTGAGTCATCCTGTGACAAAGGGATATGATGGGAGTCCTGCAcagtggtgcatgcatttaatcccagcactcagggagcataggcagccaggcagatctctgtgagtttgagtccagactggtctacatagtgagttctggacagccagagctacacagggagaccctgcctcgaaatgaaaaccaaacaaaaagctaaacaaacaaacaaacaaaggatatGATGAAGAGTGTCTGTAAGAGCTGACTTCCTACCTCTACACACCCACGCACAGacgagtacatgtgtgtgcatgtctgcacaTACATACCCAATGAAAAAATGCATTGTGAGTCAAGATGGGATGATCTGAAGAGCATTAATGCCCTGTACAATATGATCAGCTCCAGATGAAATTACCAAAGCAGCAAGTCCTGCTTCGAATGATTCCCCTAACCATGAGTGAATCCTCAAATTAAAACCTAACTTTGTACTTAGGTTTATGTGGAGCATGCGGAAAATGCTGGAAGGTGTTTGGAGATAACTTTCCTAAGCTGTTATCCAAAGCACAGAAACAATACCAGGATATTCAGTGTCACTGTGTATAGGTTGCTTTAAAGAATGTTCAACAGACCTGCAAGTATTCTTCACACAGGGATTTAAATTCCTCCATTCTGTTCTTCTGAAGAGTGAGAGATTCATGAATAAACTTCTGTTGCTCCATAAACATATTCTATAAAGACAGTAGAAGTGTAAGAACGAGCCAGGGAAAAAAACCAGAAACCTTACAGAAAGgcaattttatattgtatttatgcAAAACAGATGGGGTGAAATACATGTACAATGTTTTATCAAATAAAACAATGACCATACTTACAAGAGAAACTTAATAGTAGAAAAATGACCTTCATTATGTGAAGCCCACTCATTTAATGGGAAGTGTTCCTATTTAACAGTACTCAGAACATTGCTATCAGTTCCTAAAGCCTTGAAAACCTGACTACTAGAGGGCTCCAAATCTGCTGGACTCTCTGTAATTTTAGAACCTACCTTGAGTTGCCACCATCATTTGTCACTCCCCCACATAGGGACCCACTGCATTTTGTACTTTCCAGTAGGAGTAGAGCACACAGTGCCACACTAACAGGGTTATATTCCACAAGACTGAGGTTACAGTCTATAAGACTGACTTCAGATACTGCCCAGTACCAGTATAAGGATACACATCtaaaagaaacttgaaaacatTCTTTGAGATACGgactttttctctccctccactcccaaGAAACAAAGGCGCAGGtgtaaattatttttctgagttAGCATAAGTAGCAAGAAACTGGACCGCAGTCAGCTGAGTACTGTTAAATAGGAACATTTCCCATTAAATGGGATTCCAGAGTCCATGCTCCTGACCTGAGCTGGGCTGGACAGCATCTTCATATCTCTCAGTATTCCCCCTTCTGCTTCCCCACCTTTGGATGTGAGAATCCCCAGGGGGCAGTTCCANNNNNNNNNNNNNNNNNNNNNNNNNNNNNNNNNNNNNNNNNNNNNNNNNNNNNNNNNNNNNNNNNNNNNNNNNNNNNNNNNNNNNNNNNNNNNNNNNNNNNNNNNNNNNNNNNNNNNNNNNNNNNNNNNNNNNNNNNNNNNNNNNNNNNNNNNNNNNNNNNNNNNNNNNNNNNNNNNNNNNNNNNNNNNNNNNNNNNNNNNNNNNNNNNNNNNNNNNNNNNNNNNNNNNNNNNNNNNNNNNNNNNNNNNNNNNNNNNNNNNNNNNNNNNNNNNNNNNNNNNNNNNNNNNNNNNNNNNNNNNNNNNNNNNNNNNNNNNNNNNNNNNNNNNNNNNNNNNNNNNNNNNNNNNNNNNNNNNNNNNNNNNNNNNNNNNNNNNNNNNNNNNNNNNNNNNNNNNNNNNNNNNNNNNNNNNNNNNNNNNNNNNNNNNNNNNNNNNNNNNNNNNNNNNNNNNNNNNNNNNNNNNNNNNNNNNNNNNNNNNNNNNNNNNNNNNNNNNNNNNNNNNNNNNNNNNNNNNNNNNNNNNNNNNNNNNNNNNNNNNNNNNNNNNNNNNNNNNNNNNNNNNNNNNNNNNNNNNNNNNNNNNNNNNNNNNNNNNNNNNNNNNNNNNNNNNNNNNNNNNNNNNNNNNNNNNNNNNNNNNNNNNNNNNNNNNNNNNNNNNNNNNNNNNNNNNNNNNNNNNNNNNNNNNNNNNNNNNNNNNNNNNNNNNNNNNGATGCAGAAATGGACTCCTTTAAAGCTAAGCCTGATACTCACAGAGAGTTTCTCAGCATGTTTCTTGACTTGGTTTGCATCCATGTTTAACTTCCTACTCAAATTTGTAACCTGAAGAGAATATTCTCGATAAAGTTTCTCTCTGTAAAAGAGAACAAGTGAACACTGGGATATTCCTTCTTGACATGAAGAAAGCACATTCAAACAAAGCACGACTGACTTGCCCTCACTAAAGCTACAGATGGAGGACTGGGAAAGGGCATCTGAAATACTCTGACAGGGAAAAGGAAATTGAGGTGGGTTAGTTCCTATCACTCCTTGGCCAAGGCAGGAGTCACTTCACAGCTCTTAGTGCTACAAAACACAGGAAGAAGAACCAAGGTTTTGCTAACATTCCACAAGTATTCACCTCTCTGATGAGCACAAcctctgcttcattttctcttcagGAAGATATGTCCAACGAGGATCCAAACCCACGACAAACAGAGAATTCTGTGGACACCCACCCACTCTTCCTCACTGTACCAGCGAGGACTTCCTTACACCTGTATGGTGAACAATGCTCCTGAAACATGTACAACACTGGAGGCTACAGATTTTCATCTCATTTCACACTGAACAGATGGCAGACTGCAGGATGAATGTTTTGAGGATTTCAAGCTCAGTGCACCTAGCACTGTCATGCAATGCACACCCCTTCCTTACCTTTACCATGATTCAGCTGCCCTGTGCCAAAACGGTGTCAAACCATCTTAATTCATCCTTTGGAAACCCAGTTGACTTCAGTTACAATGAGAGGCTATAAGACTAAACAAAGTCTGTTCCACAGAAAAACCTAGGCAAATACACTTGCCAACAAAGCTTCTAGCCAGTGGGGCCACTGGCTAGTCCCCCTTCATCGGGCTCACAAACCAACTGTCAACAGCTCTGGGATCAAAGTGACAAGAAGCAACAATCCTACCTTTGTTCATACTGGGTTTCCAGAACATCCTTAACTTTTTCCTCCATGGCACAGAAAGATGAGTTCATCATCCTTGAcaatctttctctgtttccctgaaGAACATTCTTAACTGGCTCTGTAAGGAGACACAATCTTGTAAGCATTACTGTGAAGGTCCCTCAACAGTACTGGAGACACACTTCTTGCCAATGGATGGAAATAATCTGTCGATGCAAAGGCTATTTGCCTCCTTTCTCTCAGTTAACAATTTCAGTGTCTCTGACCTTAACATGCAACTGGATAGTTGGACTTCAGTGTCTAGATACTACATACAAAACATAGCAGAGGGGACTTAAGAAGACTTACAAAAAGGGTATCAAGTCACTGTGTAAAGTTCTTTACTAGATGTCATTTATAAAGTATGAATTTAATCAATGTACTAAGTGTGCACCAGTTCTGGGACACGCTAGGAGGGACTGTTGGGCTGCCTGATGCAAAACACAAATGTTGTCCTCTTACGAAAATCTCTAAAGGTTCAGAGATCACTCACTGCACAGCGAGATGAAAAATACGGTAACTGTTGTAGCCATTGAGGGTATTTGACAAATTTGCTGAGGTAGACATCCTGAATAATTTAAAGGGAAAACCGACTCATGGAAAAATCTGtagtactggggatggaacccagaggcTTGACCAATACAAGGCAAGTGCCCTCCACCCAACTATACCCCCATGCCGA from the Mastomys coucha isolate ucsf_1 chromosome X, UCSF_Mcou_1, whole genome shotgun sequence genome contains:
- the LOC116069563 gene encoding X-linked lymphocyte-regulated protein 3A-like, encoding MELRGLGGLNETAANKEVLEAGRDDIVSSGAASHWARKKKQDVFQEFAEPVKNVLQGNRERLSRMMNSSFCAMEEKVKDVLETQYEQREKLYREYSLQVTNLSRKLNMDANQVKKHAEKLSNMFMEQQKFIHESLTLQKNRMEEFKSLCEEYLQKFEALRDSRGNSIAEELRCLMATLEIELLMLHSQQETAAAPQSLLDMLFS